A genomic region of Terriglobales bacterium contains the following coding sequences:
- a CDS encoding PDZ domain-containing protein translates to MRKQVVPVLVVALACAITAFAAEADVKIGGLQRHAWFGAAVDPPDKRAGAPVGRVDEGTVAAQAGLRRGDVILRVNGTLLDSPLAYDRAFVALRGGDTARLEVLRDGQTFERTVTLPPMPLQTFPGIDVTYDSVLSENGLRFRTIITKPKNVTGRLPGLFLAGWLSCDSVEVPVGPKGGIEKLLDILITQSGFVVMRMDKPGMGDSEGHCSQADFQTELAGYRAAMRTFKALDYVDPERIYIFGDSNGAAYAPLIGNHAGVRGYVVSGGWAKTWLEHMLELERRRLALMGQSPGDITEKLRGYSEFYSAYYNQKLTPAEVIHRKPHLAGLWYDAPEHQYGRAAAFYHQLQDLNIAGEWSKVSVPTLSIYGEYDWFMSADDHQAFAALVNKNRPGAGRYVMLPKTNHSFNVYESQEKVFRGEGGKFSETVGPLILEWLREQNSAGN, encoded by the coding sequence ATGCGTAAACAAGTCGTGCCAGTTCTAGTCGTCGCCCTTGCCTGTGCCATTACCGCGTTCGCCGCCGAAGCCGACGTCAAGATCGGTGGCCTCCAACGCCACGCCTGGTTCGGCGCTGCCGTAGATCCGCCGGACAAAAGGGCCGGTGCGCCTGTAGGTCGCGTCGATGAAGGCACCGTCGCTGCCCAGGCCGGCCTGCGCCGTGGCGATGTCATCCTGCGCGTCAACGGCACTTTGCTGGACAGCCCGCTGGCCTACGACCGGGCGTTCGTCGCCTTGCGCGGCGGTGACACGGCGCGTCTCGAAGTCCTGCGCGACGGCCAGACCTTCGAGCGCACCGTCACACTCCCGCCCATGCCCCTGCAGACCTTCCCCGGCATTGATGTCACCTACGATTCGGTGCTTTCAGAGAACGGCCTCCGCTTCCGCACCATCATCACCAAGCCGAAGAACGTCACCGGCCGCCTGCCCGGTCTCTTCCTCGCCGGCTGGCTCAGTTGTGACTCGGTGGAGGTTCCTGTCGGTCCCAAGGGCGGCATCGAGAAGCTTCTCGACATTCTCATCACGCAGTCCGGCTTTGTTGTGATGCGCATGGACAAACCGGGCATGGGCGACAGCGAGGGTCACTGCAGCCAGGCTGACTTTCAGACGGAGCTGGCCGGCTACCGCGCCGCCATGCGCACCTTCAAGGCCCTCGACTACGTGGACCCCGAGCGCATTTACATCTTCGGCGACAGCAACGGCGCCGCGTACGCTCCCCTCATCGGCAACCATGCCGGTGTGCGCGGCTACGTCGTTTCCGGAGGATGGGCCAAGACCTGGCTGGAGCACATGCTCGAACTCGAGCGCCGCCGCCTCGCCCTGATGGGCCAAAGCCCCGGCGACATCACCGAAAAGCTCCGTGGCTATTCCGAGTTCTACAGTGCCTACTACAACCAGAAGCTCACGCCGGCAGAAGTCATCCACCGCAAGCCCCATCTCGCGGGCCTCTGGTATGACGCTCCTGAGCACCAGTACGGTCGCGCTGCCGCGTTCTACCACCAGCTTCAGGACCTCAACATCGCCGGCGAGTGGTCAAAGGTCAGCGTACCTACGCTCTCCATCTACGGGGAATACGACTGGTTCATGAGCGCCGACGACCACCAGGCCTTCGCCGCCCTGGTGAACAAGAATCGTCCCGGAGCCGGCCGCTACGTCATGCTTCCCAAGACGAACCACAGCTTCAACGTCTACGAGAGCCAGGAGAAGGTGTTCCGCGGCGAGGGTGGCAAGTTCAGCGAGACCGTTGGTCCGCTCATCCTCGAGTGGCTGCGCGAGCAGAACTCGGCAGGGAATTAG
- a CDS encoding DinB family protein: MTKRSAVLIVLAMALVGASLAADDKKSEPGPVTSTVKALLERNTKNIVAAAEAMPADKYSFKPTADQMTFAHLAVHTAEANYFFCSKIAGEAQPELKTKDTDAKEKLVEEMKASFAYCGTALEKMDDSKLGDSVAFGQQQRPRAAAVIGAATNWADHYGMAAMYLRLNGVLPPTAQPKK; the protein is encoded by the coding sequence ATGACCAAACGATCTGCAGTGCTGATAGTTCTCGCTATGGCGCTGGTTGGCGCAAGTCTCGCGGCGGACGACAAGAAATCCGAGCCGGGACCGGTGACCTCGACCGTCAAGGCGCTGCTGGAACGCAACACCAAGAACATCGTGGCCGCGGCGGAGGCGATGCCGGCGGACAAGTACAGCTTCAAACCCACGGCAGACCAGATGACCTTTGCGCACCTGGCGGTGCATACGGCTGAAGCCAACTATTTTTTCTGCTCCAAGATCGCGGGCGAAGCGCAGCCGGAACTGAAGACAAAAGACACCGATGCGAAAGAGAAACTGGTGGAGGAGATGAAGGCATCGTTCGCGTACTGCGGAACGGCGCTCGAGAAGATGGACGATTCCAAGCTGGGGGACTCTGTGGCCTTTGGCCAGCAGCAGCGGCCGCGGGCAGCGGCGGTGATCGGGGCAGCAACGAACTGGGCTGACCACTACGGCATGGCGGCGATGTACCTGCGGCTGAACGGGGTGCTGCCGCCGACGGCGCAACCCAAGAAGTAG